A window from Enterocloster bolteae encodes these proteins:
- the trxA gene encoding thioredoxin: MEVITMELKHLNKDEFEQAVNAGDELVVVDFFATWCGPCKMLGPVIERAADKFSDVHFYKVDIDEEMDLAARFQVMSVPTLIYFKRGEVLSKSVGLVSPADIDKEISKLK; the protein is encoded by the coding sequence CTGGAGGTAATAACTATGGAATTGAAACATTTAAATAAGGATGAATTTGAGCAGGCTGTAAACGCCGGCGACGAGCTGGTGGTTGTGGATTTCTTTGCAACATGGTGCGGTCCCTGTAAGATGCTGGGTCCTGTCATAGAACGGGCGGCAGACAAATTTTCAGATGTACATTTTTATAAAGTAGATATTGATGAGGAGATGGACCTGGCGGCCCGTTTCCAGGTAATGAGTGTTCCCACCCTTATCTACTTCAAGCGCGGCGAGGTGTTATCCAAGTCAGTGGGTCTGGTTTCACCAGCTGATATTGATAAGGAAATCAGCAAGTTAAAATAA
- a CDS encoding 4Fe-4S binding protein has product MSHLSKNLARVDAGTCVACGCCLKVCPRQALSVFKGSYAVVNQDACVGCGLCAKECPASVISILPRSHQEIESAQTGGNRHE; this is encoded by the coding sequence ATGAGTCATTTATCCAAGAATCTTGCCCGTGTGGATGCCGGTACCTGCGTGGCCTGCGGCTGCTGTCTTAAGGTATGTCCCCGCCAGGCCCTTTCCGTGTTTAAGGGTTCCTACGCAGTGGTCAATCAGGACGCCTGTGTGGGATGCGGCCTCTGCGCAAAGGAATGTCCGGCCAGCGTAATATCCATTCTTCCCCGCAGCCATCAGGAAATAGAATCTGCCCAGACAGGAGGAAACCGCCATGAATAA
- a CDS encoding ABC transporter ATP-binding protein has protein sequence MSVKEQDNKYAIDVAEVTKVYRLYEKPIDRLKESMSISHKNYHRDFYALNQLSFRVRKGETVGIIGTNGSGKSTILKIITGVLTPTTGEVKVDGKISALLELGAGFNMDYTGIENIYMNGTMMGYTKKEMDAKLQDILEFAEIGDFVYQPVKTYSSGMFVRLAFALAINVDPEILIVDEALSVGDVFFQSKCYRRMEEIRQKGTTILMVTHDMGSIIKYCDRVVLLNKGEFIAEGPAGRVVDMYKKILAGQLDALKAELERERQQKESLTGEIGQEDAGSGVLTGAGTEETETAGSRAGAGTKSGGVEMSDFSGGMGLEGSRLMKDQLTINYDRTEYGDGRAEIVDLGLFDERGNITNLLLKGEMFTIKERIHFNTEIQSPIFTYTIKDKKGTELTGTNTMFEGAEIQPVKRGDEYVVEFTQKMTLQGGEYLLSMSCTGFEQGEHVVYHRLYNVTNITVISNKNTVGVYDMESQVKAAKIEAGKIEAGNAGPTVNGGL, from the coding sequence ATGTCAGTGAAAGAACAGGACAATAAATATGCCATAGACGTTGCAGAAGTGACCAAGGTATATAGATTATATGAGAAACCCATTGACCGTCTGAAGGAATCCATGAGTATTTCCCATAAGAATTACCACCGGGATTTTTACGCGCTGAACCAGCTGTCCTTCAGGGTAAGAAAGGGAGAGACGGTGGGAATCATCGGCACCAACGGTTCCGGCAAATCCACCATATTAAAAATCATTACCGGGGTCCTTACCCCTACCACCGGGGAGGTAAAGGTGGACGGCAAGATATCGGCTCTGTTAGAGCTGGGTGCCGGATTCAACATGGATTATACAGGGATTGAAAATATATATATGAACGGCACCATGATGGGCTATACGAAAAAGGAGATGGACGCCAAGCTTCAGGACATCCTGGAATTTGCGGAAATCGGGGATTTCGTGTACCAGCCGGTAAAGACTTATTCCAGCGGTATGTTTGTACGGCTGGCTTTTGCGTTGGCCATCAATGTGGACCCGGAAATCCTCATTGTGGACGAGGCCCTTTCCGTCGGCGATGTGTTCTTCCAGTCAAAATGCTACCGCAGGATGGAGGAAATCCGCCAGAAGGGGACAACCATCCTTATGGTGACCCATGATATGGGAAGCATTATCAAATACTGTGACCGGGTGGTGCTGCTGAACAAGGGGGAATTCATCGCAGAAGGCCCTGCCGGCCGGGTGGTGGATATGTATAAGAAGATCCTGGCCGGACAGCTGGACGCCTTAAAGGCGGAATTAGAGCGGGAAAGACAGCAGAAGGAGAGTCTGACAGGGGAAATCGGGCAGGAAGATGCGGGCAGCGGGGTACTAACCGGAGCAGGAACAGAAGAAACGGAAACTGCCGGGAGCCGGGCTGGGGCAGGAACAAAATCCGGCGGTGTGGAAATGTCTGATTTTTCCGGCGGGATGGGATTAGAGGGAAGCCGTCTCATGAAAGACCAGCTGACCATTAATTATGACCGTACAGAATACGGGGACGGCCGGGCCGAGATTGTGGACCTGGGTCTTTTTGACGAGAGGGGAAATATCACCAACCTTCTGTTAAAAGGTGAGATGTTTACCATAAAAGAACGGATTCATTTTAATACAGAGATACAGTCCCCTATTTTTACCTATACTATAAAGGATAAAAAGGGTACGGAGCTTACCGGCACCAACACCATGTTTGAAGGCGCCGAAATCCAGCCTGTGAAGCGCGGGGATGAGTATGTGGTGGAATTCACCCAGAAAATGACACTCCAGGGCGGGGAGTATCTGCTGAGCATGAGCTGCACCGGTTTTGAGCAGGGAGAGCATGTGGTGTACCACCGCCTGTACAACGTGACCAATATTACGGTTATTTCCAATAAAAATACGGTTGGGGTGTATGATATGGAGTCCCAGGTAAAGGCTGCGAAGATAGAGGCCGGGAAGATAGAGGCCGGTAATGCGGGCCCAACTGTGAACGGAGGATTATAA
- a CDS encoding 4Fe-4S binding protein — translation MNKPALKAKKHWYDYLWIASLLYLFLGFFNIMFAWLGLICFLVPLAISIATGSKLYCNRYCGRGQLFSILGKKLHLSPNREIPGWMKSKAFRYGFLVFFLVMFCQMLFNTYLVFRGTSGLKQAVTVLWTFRLPWQHAYHGTGLPLWTAQFAFGFYSVMLTSTILGLATMALFRPRSWCVYCPMGTMTQMICKAKAGACPGAASECGTSGCGSSGCSSSGCGASGCSSSGCSSSDCSSSCSDESLS, via the coding sequence ATGAATAAGCCAGCCCTTAAAGCGAAAAAACACTGGTACGATTATCTCTGGATTGCATCCCTGCTGTACCTGTTTCTGGGGTTTTTCAATATCATGTTTGCATGGCTGGGCCTGATTTGTTTTCTGGTGCCCTTAGCCATCTCCATTGCCACCGGATCCAAGCTCTACTGCAACCGCTACTGCGGCAGGGGACAGCTGTTTTCCATTCTCGGCAAAAAACTGCATCTGTCGCCCAACCGTGAGATACCCGGGTGGATGAAATCCAAAGCATTCCGCTATGGTTTCCTTGTATTCTTTTTAGTCATGTTCTGCCAGATGCTCTTTAACACCTACCTGGTGTTCAGGGGTACATCCGGCTTAAAGCAGGCAGTCACAGTGCTGTGGACCTTCCGCCTGCCCTGGCAGCACGCCTATCACGGCACCGGCCTTCCCCTGTGGACCGCCCAGTTTGCCTTTGGCTTCTACAGCGTCATGCTGACCTCCACCATTTTAGGTTTGGCCACCATGGCCCTGTTCCGCCCCCGCTCCTGGTGCGTCTACTGCCCCATGGGTACTATGACCCAGATGATATGCAAGGCAAAGGCGGGAGCGTGCCCTGGTGCGGCATCCGAATGCGGGACCTCCGGCTGCGGTTCTTCCGGCTGCAGTTCTTCGGGCTGCGGTGCTTCCGGCTGCAGCTCCTCCGGCTGCAGTTCTTCCGATTGCAGCTCCTCCTGCTCAGACGAATCTCTTTCATGA
- a CDS encoding rhodanese-like domain-containing protein → MKGTIFTAVLICSAILAACSPAAPREAMASTQSPSPSPAEEPADETSDEAYHKITAEEAKQMMDEGNATVVDVRTAEEYAAGHIPGSILIPVESIGDTKPVELPDTEAVLLVHCRTGIRSKRASDQLVELGYKHVYDFGGIVDWPYETVTEN, encoded by the coding sequence ATGAAAGGTACGATTTTTACAGCTGTCCTTATATGCAGCGCCATCTTAGCTGCCTGCAGCCCCGCCGCCCCCAGGGAAGCCATGGCCTCAACACAGAGTCCGTCCCCGTCTCCCGCAGAAGAACCGGCTGATGAGACATCTGATGAGGCATATCATAAAATCACTGCCGAGGAGGCAAAGCAGATGATGGACGAGGGCAATGCCACGGTAGTGGATGTGCGCACGGCGGAAGAATATGCGGCCGGACATATTCCCGGCTCCATTCTGATACCGGTGGAGTCCATAGGTGATACGAAGCCCGTAGAACTTCCTGACACGGAAGCAGTGCTTTTGGTTCACTGCCGCACCGGTATCCGCAGCAAACGCGCTTCGGACCAGCTGGTGGAATTGGGCTACAAACATGTATATGATTTTGGCGGAATTGTGGACTGGCCCTATGAAACAGTAACAGAAAACTGA
- a CDS encoding NUDIX hydrolase codes for MPGKGEVYKMDRADLIKQIESYCPYNEQEEADRQMILKCLKEEEDIFDRGNCLAHMTASAWVVNPGRTKVLMVYHNIYKSWSWLGGHADNEQDLLQVAVREVKEESGLARVRPVSEDIYSLEVLTVDGHEKRGAYVGSHLHLNVTYLLEADENDALFSKADENSGAAWFGLEDSLKASSEPWIRQRIYAKLNGKLKKQG; via the coding sequence ATGCCAGGGAAAGGAGAAGTATATAAAATGGACCGCGCGGATTTGATTAAGCAGATAGAGAGCTACTGCCCATATAATGAACAGGAGGAGGCAGACCGTCAGATGATTCTGAAATGCCTGAAGGAGGAAGAGGATATATTTGACAGGGGAAACTGCCTGGCTCACATGACAGCCTCGGCGTGGGTGGTGAATCCCGGCCGGACAAAGGTACTGATGGTATATCACAATATATATAAATCCTGGTCATGGCTGGGGGGACACGCGGACAATGAGCAGGACCTGCTGCAGGTGGCTGTGAGGGAGGTAAAGGAGGAAAGCGGGCTTGCCAGGGTACGGCCGGTATCGGAGGATATCTACAGTCTGGAAGTCCTGACCGTGGACGGACATGAGAAGCGGGGGGCCTATGTGGGTTCCCACCTGCATCTGAATGTTACCTATCTTCTGGAGGCAGACGAGAACGATGCCCTGTTTTCAAAGGCAGATGAAAACAGCGGGGCAGCCTGGTTCGGCCTGGAGGACTCGCTTAAGGCATCCTCTGAGCCGTGGATACGCCAGCGGATTTATGCCAAGCTCAATGGGAAGTTAAAGAAACAGGGATAA
- a CDS encoding glycosyltransferase, translated as MKDISYEILDLFRQYGSSPEGIRKALDSQSGPEVLHALSDIRENLLEWLDYTGCGEVLQIGSGYGVLTGLLASRCAHVAVMDEADENLAVNQERNKTYTNITYGYKAGAETGQPEPSFDLVVMAGLRKGQEIQDAAAFGASFLKQEGRLVIACENALGLRYLAGADHEEGFCTRKQAEEACREAGLARADFYYPVPDHRMPISLYSDRYLPGKGDITSPSVSYDGPRYACLNEGEVYDRLIEEDDFGRFANSFLIIASKDGRQEKTIFAKYNRTRKEEFRIRTTMGDLDGERRVEKAALESAGRYHIFSLKNKCRQLRQLNPRVRILEPEISADGSKVEFVFLEGITLAECLGRCIRDGRAPVEEIKAALQFLYDVAEDQIVPFAVTPEFTRTFGPVPDIDDVSYKVSNIDGLFENLMITEKDGDEKLYCLDYEWVFDFPVPARFVQYRNLAYFYYKYQGLMSYAGLEEFLQEFGIGSEMASVYASMEDAFQSYVHGDAVQGYLVNYQQKVTTLSELKETDQALSQAKDRISQLQAEVEEKNLQIRKEQEVQRLTNNHVANLEVMIKDLRHEIDELGKLATYLNGHEALVFKARRKLGAQVNKAFPRGTRKRKILNYCFNTVKHPVRYGRLYATKEGRNQIEGDFKIGEDYLKYGRLVFPSVPGKGGYVDSGSGETWDGPMVSIVIPCYNQVHYTYACLQSILEFTKDVTYEVIIADDVSTDATAELSRYAEGLVICRNETNQGFLRNCNQAAKAARGKYIMFLNNDTKVTEGWLSSLVNLIESDSTIGMVGSKLVYPDGRLQEAGGIIWSDGSGWNYGRLDDPDKAEYNYVKDVDYISGAAILLSTALWKQIGGFDQRFAPAYCEDSDLAFEVRKAGYRVVYQPLSKVIHFEGVSNGTDVNGTGLKRYQVENSEKLKEKWAEEFKKQCVNTGNPNPFRARERSQGKKIILVVDHYVPTFDRDAGSKTTYQYLKMFLKKGYVVKFLGDNFLHEEPYTTTLLQMGIEVLYGDTYAAGIWDWLKTNGDEISFAYLNRPHIATKYVDFIKDYTNMKVIYYGHDLHFLRLGREYELTGDINIKREADYWKSVELTMMHKAAVSYYPSYVEINAIHAIDGSIPAKAITAYVYDTFLDNIQDDFAEREGLLFVGGFAHPPNADAVLWFAREIFPLIRRELPDVKFYVAGSRVTDEIKALEEPGNGIIIKGFVSEEELAQLYGHCRVVVVPLRYGAGVKGKVVEAIYNGAPIVTTSTGAEGIPFADTVLEIEDQAELFAGKTVKLYQDNERLNQLCRRTQDYIKKHYSLDGAWKVVEGDFR; from the coding sequence ATGAAGGACATCAGTTATGAAATATTAGATTTATTCAGACAATACGGAAGCAGTCCTGAGGGCATCAGGAAGGCCCTGGACAGCCAGTCCGGGCCGGAGGTGCTCCACGCCCTGTCTGATATAAGGGAGAATCTTCTGGAGTGGCTGGATTATACTGGCTGCGGGGAAGTGCTTCAGATTGGTTCGGGCTATGGCGTTCTGACAGGACTGCTGGCCTCCAGGTGCGCCCATGTGGCAGTGATGGACGAAGCAGATGAAAACCTGGCTGTAAATCAGGAGCGCAACAAGACTTACACCAATATCACATATGGCTATAAGGCAGGGGCTGAGACAGGACAGCCGGAGCCGTCATTTGACCTTGTGGTCATGGCCGGACTCAGAAAAGGCCAGGAAATACAGGACGCAGCTGCCTTTGGCGCCTCCTTTCTGAAACAGGAAGGCCGTCTGGTCATTGCGTGTGAAAATGCATTGGGGCTCAGGTACCTGGCAGGGGCAGACCATGAGGAAGGCTTCTGTACCAGAAAACAGGCGGAGGAAGCCTGCCGGGAAGCAGGACTTGCCCGGGCGGACTTCTATTATCCGGTGCCCGACCACAGAATGCCCATATCACTCTACTCAGACCGGTATCTGCCGGGAAAGGGAGACATCACCAGCCCGTCTGTGTCCTATGACGGTCCGCGGTATGCCTGCCTCAATGAAGGGGAGGTATATGACCGTCTGATTGAAGAAGATGACTTTGGCCGGTTTGCCAATTCCTTCCTGATTATTGCATCTAAGGACGGCCGGCAGGAGAAAACCATTTTCGCCAAGTATAACCGTACCAGAAAAGAGGAATTCCGCATCCGCACCACCATGGGGGATCTGGACGGAGAGCGCCGGGTGGAGAAGGCTGCCCTTGAAAGCGCAGGAAGATACCACATCTTTTCCCTGAAAAATAAATGCCGGCAGTTAAGGCAGCTCAACCCCAGAGTCAGAATCCTGGAGCCGGAGATATCCGCAGACGGCAGCAAGGTGGAGTTTGTTTTCCTGGAAGGCATTACCCTGGCAGAATGTCTGGGCCGGTGCATCCGGGACGGAAGGGCGCCTGTGGAGGAAATTAAGGCGGCGCTTCAGTTTCTTTATGATGTGGCGGAGGATCAGATTGTTCCCTTTGCCGTGACGCCGGAGTTTACCCGGACCTTTGGGCCGGTTCCGGATATAGATGATGTTTCTTATAAAGTAAGCAACATTGACGGGCTCTTTGAGAATCTGATGATTACAGAAAAGGACGGGGATGAGAAACTATACTGCCTGGACTATGAATGGGTCTTTGATTTCCCGGTTCCTGCCCGCTTTGTACAGTACCGCAATCTGGCTTATTTTTATTATAAATACCAGGGATTGATGTCATATGCCGGCCTGGAAGAATTTTTACAGGAGTTTGGCATAGGAAGCGAGATGGCGTCTGTGTACGCATCCATGGAGGACGCCTTCCAGTCCTATGTCCACGGGGACGCTGTCCAGGGATACCTGGTGAATTACCAGCAGAAGGTCACGACCCTGTCTGAGCTTAAGGAGACGGACCAGGCTCTCTCCCAGGCAAAGGACCGCATCAGCCAGCTTCAGGCAGAGGTGGAGGAAAAGAACCTGCAGATCCGCAAAGAGCAGGAGGTGCAGCGCCTGACCAATAACCATGTGGCAAATCTGGAAGTGATGATTAAGGACCTGCGCCATGAAATCGACGAGCTGGGCAAGCTGGCAACCTATCTCAACGGGCATGAAGCCCTTGTGTTCAAGGCCCGGCGCAAGCTGGGAGCCCAGGTCAACAAAGCATTTCCAAGGGGAACCCGCAAGCGCAAGATACTCAACTACTGTTTTAACACAGTGAAGCACCCGGTGCGTTACGGAAGGCTGTACGCCACCAAAGAGGGACGCAACCAGATAGAAGGCGATTTTAAGATTGGCGAGGATTATCTCAAATACGGCAGGCTGGTATTCCCCAGTGTACCGGGCAAGGGAGGATATGTGGACTCCGGCAGCGGCGAAACGTGGGACGGCCCAATGGTTTCCATCGTGATTCCCTGTTATAATCAGGTCCACTATACCTATGCATGTCTCCAGTCCATCCTGGAGTTTACAAAGGATGTCACCTACGAGGTCATCATTGCCGATGATGTGTCCACCGATGCAACGGCAGAGCTGAGCCGGTATGCAGAGGGTCTTGTAATCTGCAGAAATGAGACAAATCAGGGGTTCCTGCGCAACTGCAACCAGGCGGCAAAGGCTGCCAGGGGAAAATACATCATGTTCCTCAACAATGACACCAAGGTGACAGAGGGCTGGCTCTCTTCCCTGGTGAACCTGATTGAGTCCGATTCCACCATTGGCATGGTGGGTTCCAAGCTGGTGTACCCGGACGGACGCCTGCAGGAAGCAGGAGGCATTATCTGGAGCGATGGTTCCGGCTGGAACTACGGCCGTCTGGATGATCCGGACAAGGCGGAATATAATTATGTAAAGGATGTAGACTATATATCAGGGGCAGCCATCCTTCTGAGCACGGCCCTGTGGAAGCAGATCGGCGGATTTGACCAGCGGTTTGCCCCGGCTTACTGCGAGGATTCGGACCTGGCTTTTGAGGTGAGAAAGGCCGGATACAGGGTTGTATACCAGCCTCTCTCCAAGGTAATCCACTTTGAGGGCGTTTCCAACGGTACAGATGTAAACGGAACCGGCCTGAAACGCTACCAGGTGGAAAACAGTGAAAAGCTGAAGGAGAAATGGGCTGAGGAATTCAAAAAGCAGTGCGTCAACACCGGAAATCCCAATCCGTTCAGGGCCAGGGAGCGCAGCCAGGGAAAGAAAATTATCCTGGTGGTGGACCACTATGTGCCCACCTTTGACAGGGACGCGGGATCCAAGACAACCTACCAGTACCTGAAGATGTTTCTGAAAAAGGGCTATGTGGTAAAGTTTTTGGGAGATAATTTCCTTCATGAGGAGCCCTATACCACCACCCTTCTGCAAATGGGAATTGAGGTACTCTACGGAGACACATACGCAGCAGGCATATGGGACTGGTTAAAGACAAATGGAGACGAGATATCATTTGCGTACCTGAACCGTCCCCATATTGCCACCAAATATGTGGATTTTATAAAAGATTACACCAATATGAAGGTGATTTACTATGGACACGACCTGCACTTTCTGCGTCTGGGAAGGGAATATGAGCTGACCGGGGATATCAACATCAAGAGGGAGGCGGATTACTGGAAATCCGTGGAGCTGACCATGATGCACAAGGCAGCTGTTTCCTATTATCCTTCCTATGTGGAAATCAATGCCATACACGCCATTGACGGAAGCATTCCCGCAAAGGCCATTACGGCGTATGTCTATGACACCTTTCTGGATAACATACAGGATGACTTTGCAGAGAGGGAAGGACTGCTGTTTGTGGGCGGTTTCGCCCATCCGCCCAATGCGGATGCAGTGCTGTGGTTTGCCAGAGAAATATTCCCGCTTATACGCAGGGAACTGCCGGATGTGAAATTTTATGTGGCAGGATCCAGGGTGACAGATGAAATCAAGGCCCTGGAGGAGCCGGGCAATGGAATCATTATCAAAGGTTTTGTAAGCGAGGAGGAGCTGGCGCAGCTTTATGGCCATTGCAGGGTGGTGGTGGTGCCGCTCAGATACGGAGCCGGCGTGAAGGGTAAGGTAGTGGAAGCTATATACAACGGAGCGCCCATTGTGACCACATCCACAGGGGCAGAGGGGATTCCCTTTGCGGACACCGTGCTGGAAATAGAGGACCAGGCAGAGCTGTTTGCCGGCAAGACCGTTAAATTATATCAGGACAATGAACGTTTAAACCAGCTTTGCCGCAGGACCCAGGATTATATTAAGAAACACTACAGTCTGGACGGGGCCTGGAAGGTGGTAGAGGGAGACTTTCGTTGA
- a CDS encoding LysR family transcriptional regulator — translation MTFRHLKIFVTVCETGSMTAAASQLFIAQPSISLAISEMEDYYGVKLFDRISRKLYLTENGRRALQYARHIIDLLDEMEQGVRDVDAMGRLKVGTSITIGTYLLPGYIKKLKQQYPALKVEASIANSGTIEQQILDNDIDVGIIEGVAHSPFILSESFAGDRLVFICPAGHEFAGKTLEELSEVRNQDFILREKGSAGREIFDGILAAQELNVRPIWQSASNQVILQGVKAGLGISILPYFLVRQDIREGELAEFRIKDLALNRKYSVIYHKNKFLPRSARTLMELCKEGNGADRP, via the coding sequence ATGACATTTCGCCATCTGAAGATATTTGTTACCGTATGTGAGACAGGGAGCATGACGGCCGCCGCTTCCCAGCTGTTCATCGCCCAGCCGTCCATCAGCCTGGCCATCTCAGAAATGGAAGACTACTACGGGGTAAAGCTGTTTGACCGCATATCCCGCAAGCTGTATCTGACAGAGAACGGCCGCAGGGCCCTCCAGTATGCCAGGCATATCATAGATCTGCTGGATGAGATGGAGCAGGGGGTCCGGGACGTGGACGCCATGGGGCGGCTCAAGGTGGGCACCAGCATTACCATAGGGACCTATCTGCTGCCCGGTTATATCAAGAAGCTGAAACAGCAGTATCCGGCCCTGAAGGTGGAGGCATCCATTGCCAATTCAGGAACCATTGAACAGCAGATACTTGACAATGATATAGATGTGGGAATCATAGAGGGGGTAGCCCACAGTCCCTTTATCCTCAGCGAGAGCTTCGCAGGGGACCGGCTGGTATTTATATGTCCGGCTGGCCATGAATTTGCCGGAAAAACTCTGGAGGAGCTGTCGGAGGTACGGAATCAGGATTTTATTTTACGGGAAAAGGGAAGCGCCGGAAGGGAGATATTTGACGGTATACTGGCCGCGCAGGAGCTGAATGTCCGCCCTATATGGCAGAGCGCCAGCAATCAGGTCATCCTGCAGGGGGTAAAGGCAGGGCTGGGTATTTCCATTCTGCCCTATTTTCTGGTGCGCCAGGATATCCGGGAAGGGGAACTGGCTGAATTCCGGATAAAGGACCTGGCTCTGAACCGGAAGTACTCTGTGATTTACCACAAGAATAAGTTTCTGCCCCGCAGCGCCAGGACACTGATGGAGCTGTGCAAAGAGGGGAACGGGGCAGACAGGCCCTGA
- a CDS encoding Crp/Fnr family transcriptional regulator, whose translation MNHSRPNITDTLKKCYPFWEKLTDTQREQLKTSSYIRDYEPGSFVHSRSEECLGILIVLSGQLRTYIQSEEGREVTLFRLGPGEVCTLSAACMMQEITFDIFIESTAASTLLITGASGIHRLMEANIYAENYIYRQTAERFSDVMWSMGQLLFSSFDKRLAAYLADEYVKLGSDVISTTHEQIAKNLGTAREVVSRMLKYFEKEGLVALGRGTITIKNVSGLKKLLT comes from the coding sequence ATGAACCATAGCCGCCCGAACATCACAGATACTCTGAAAAAATGCTACCCCTTCTGGGAAAAACTCACCGATACCCAGAGGGAGCAGCTTAAAACCAGCTCCTATATCAGGGATTATGAACCAGGAAGCTTTGTCCACAGCCGTTCTGAGGAATGCCTGGGCATTCTGATCGTATTATCCGGCCAGCTGCGCACCTATATACAGTCTGAGGAGGGCCGGGAGGTCACCCTGTTCCGCCTGGGTCCGGGTGAGGTGTGCACCCTATCGGCTGCCTGCATGATGCAGGAAATCACCTTTGATATCTTCATCGAGTCCACCGCTGCTTCCACCCTTCTCATCACCGGCGCCTCCGGCATCCACCGTCTCATGGAGGCAAATATATATGCGGAAAACTACATTTACCGCCAGACTGCGGAACGTTTCTCCGACGTCATGTGGTCCATGGGGCAGCTTCTCTTCTCCAGCTTCGACAAACGTCTGGCCGCTTACCTGGCAGATGAATATGTCAAGCTGGGCTCCGATGTGATCTCCACTACCCATGAACAGATAGCCAAGAACCTGGGCACTGCCAGGGAGGTGGTGTCCCGCATGCTGAAATATTTTGAAAAAGAGGGCCTGGTTGCCCTTGGCCGCGGAACCATTACCATAAAAAATGTCTCCGGCCTAAAAAAACTGCTGACTTGA
- a CDS encoding nucleotidyltransferase family protein, producing the protein MQAILLAGGLGTRLRSVVSDRPKPMALIEGKPFMEYVTRELVRHGITDIVFAVGYKGTMVEEHFGDGAAFGFHAGYAYEETLLGTAGAIKNAGRFITEDRFYVLNADTFYQIDYTRLLRQQDSQNLDMALVLRRVPDVSRYGQAILDRDGFLTGFNEKTEDAREGTINGGIYLMKQQLLDEIPEGKVSLENDMIPKWLSEGRRLGGFVNDGYFIDIGIPEAYFQFQEDVRNKVVI; encoded by the coding sequence ATGCAGGCTATTTTGTTGGCCGGCGGTCTGGGGACCAGGCTTCGCAGTGTGGTGAGCGACCGGCCCAAGCCAATGGCGTTGATTGAAGGGAAGCCTTTTATGGAATATGTGACCCGTGAGCTGGTCCGCCACGGGATTACGGATATTGTCTTTGCCGTGGGATATAAGGGAACTATGGTGGAGGAGCATTTCGGCGATGGGGCGGCTTTCGGGTTCCATGCCGGGTATGCTTATGAGGAGACGCTTCTGGGAACGGCCGGGGCCATTAAGAATGCAGGCAGGTTTATTACAGAGGATCGTTTTTATGTGCTGAACGCGGATACATTTTACCAGATTGATTATACCCGGCTCCTGAGACAGCAGGACAGCCAGAATCTGGATATGGCTCTGGTACTGCGCAGGGTGCCTGATGTTTCGCGGTACGGACAGGCAATTTTGGACCGTGACGGATTCCTGACCGGGTTTAATGAAAAGACAGAGGATGCAAGGGAAGGGACAATCAACGGAGGCATTTACCTTATGAAACAGCAGCTGCTGGATGAGATACCCGAGGGAAAGGTGTCGCTGGAAAATGACATGATCCCTAAGTGGCTGTCAGAGGGAAGGCGCCTGGGAGGCTTTGTCAATGACGGATATTTTATTGACATTGGCATTCCGGAGGCGTATTTCCAGTTTCAGGAGGATGTGAGGAATAAAGTGGTCATTTGA